Proteins encoded by one window of Drosophila melanogaster chromosome X:
- the CG12661 gene encoding uncharacterized protein, isoform A, which produces MDCDNSSLEEKRERVDNAILTAMEDLDRDYLRKLQIEMHRCATACCADADANAEAVERCIDRCQIRLTRSRCFVQQGISDFENRLEKCIQQCRLNGSDYSLERCTSNCVDSHVGLLPEMFRAMRDTLEKGV; this is translated from the coding sequence ATGGATTGTGACAATTCGAGTTTGGAGGAGAAGCGAGAACGCGTTGACAATGCAATCCTAACCGCCATGGAGGATCTGGATCGGGATTATCTGCGCAAATTGCAGATCGAGATGCACAGATGTGCGACCGCCTGTTGTGCGGATGCGGACGCGAATGCGGAGGCGGTGGAGCGGTGCATCGATCGCTGCCAAATCCGTTTGACCCGATCACGCTGCTTCGTACAGCAGGGTATATCCGATTTTGAGAATCGCCTAGAGAAGTGCATCCAGCAGTGCCGCCTCAATGGATCCGATTATAGCTTGGAACGTTGCACCAGCAACTGCGTGGATAGCCATGTGGGATTGTTGCCCGAAATGTTTAGGGCTATGCGAGATACCCTGGAGAAAGGTGTTTAG
- the CG43255 gene encoding uncharacterized protein, whose protein sequence is MHYLHIFGLLVFLAAFGLSLERRDKEFYGISKEQLTTTKHKENSVEFVQHKISLKLPQRYNRFKRQSFTPFERRVIRLLRKLGLLKSDAEQLLDTLEKDKDLLRRLKKLLDEVDTEHETNDFLEDFFDLIFFKKI, encoded by the coding sequence atgcattactTGCATATCTTTGGGCTCTTGGTCTTTTTGGCCGCTTTTGGATTAAGCCTTGAACGTCGTGATAAGGAATTCTACGGGATATCTAAGGAGCAGCTAACGACTACTAAACATAAAGAGAATTCTGTGGAATTTGTACAACACAAGATATCCTTGAAGCTGCCGCAGAGATACAACCGATTCAAACGTCAGTCCTTTACGCCATTTGAAAGGCGTGTGATACGTTTACTACGTAAATTGGGCTTATTAAAAAGCGATGCTGAACAACTGTTGGATACTCTCGAAAAGGACAAGGATCTATTACGAAGATTGAAGAAGTTACTCGACGAGGTCGACACCGAACATGAGACCAATGATTTCCTTGAAGATTTCTTcgatttaatatttttcaaaaaaatataa